In the genome of Acidimicrobiales bacterium, one region contains:
- a CDS encoding 5'/3'-nucleotidase SurE, producing MRVLVTNDDGIDAPGLHALALALDEAGYDILVVAPDRNHSGYGAAIGDLGSGGSALELAPATVPGAEHLPAWGLVGPPALCVMAARLGGFGAPPDLVVAGVNPGNNTGRAVLHSGTVGAVLTGANLGVSGVAVSVAEDPEPHFAAAATVAVAAVGWVVTAPARTILNVNAPHAGLDDVRGVRWAELAPFGTVRATLDPVGDDRLEFGLAETAVELPADSDTALVNAGYVAVTTLSPIRAAEWEPVAAEVERRLAAGPAARRHRPPAGETA from the coding sequence ATGCGCGTCCTGGTCACCAACGACGACGGCATCGACGCCCCGGGCCTCCACGCCCTGGCCCTGGCCCTGGACGAGGCCGGCTACGACATCCTGGTGGTGGCGCCCGACCGCAACCACAGCGGCTACGGGGCCGCCATCGGCGACCTGGGGTCCGGGGGGTCGGCGCTCGAGCTGGCCCCCGCCACCGTCCCCGGGGCCGAGCACCTGCCGGCCTGGGGCCTGGTTGGCCCCCCCGCCCTGTGCGTCATGGCGGCCCGCCTGGGCGGCTTCGGCGCCCCGCCCGACCTGGTGGTGGCCGGGGTCAACCCCGGCAACAACACGGGCCGGGCCGTGCTCCACTCCGGCACCGTGGGCGCGGTGCTCACCGGGGCCAACCTGGGCGTGTCGGGGGTGGCGGTCAGCGTGGCCGAGGACCCCGAGCCCCACTTCGCGGCGGCGGCCACCGTGGCCGTGGCCGCCGTGGGCTGGGTGGTCACCGCCCCGGCCCGCACCATCCTCAACGTCAACGCCCCCCACGCCGGCCTGGACGACGTGCGGGGCGTGCGCTGGGCCGAGCTGGCCCCGTTCGGCACGGTGCGGGCCACCCTCGACCCCGTGGGCGACGACCGGTTGGAGTTCGGCCTGGCGGAGACGGCCGTCGAGCTCCCCGCCGACTCCGACACCGCCCTGGTCAACGCCGGCTACGTGGCCGTCACCACCCTCAGCCCCATCCGGGCGGCCGAGTGGGAGCCGGTGGCCGCCGAGGTCGAGCGCCGCCTGGCCGCCGGCCCCGCCGCCCGCCGCCACCGCCCCCCGGCCGGGGAGACGGCCTGA
- a CDS encoding MFS transporter — translation METTRDRRSVTSARRGREPNAAFQVPPFMRLARVHAGSAAGDAMVAAALAGTIFFSAAASDARDKTFLYLALTMAPFAVVAPLIGPALDRARSGRRWIVIGSAVLRALLCLVLIGRTDSLLLYPAAFAILVIQKGYGIARSSLVPAVVESDAELVEANSKLQLLSGIMGFVGVAPAALLFKLFDDDPGPALGLAVLTFAGTAGLAVLLPKVAVAPTPAGPEEKAELRTVGVLLAAASMGLLRGIVGFLTVYYAFHFREADQLAAFAVVAAVSLLGTLLGSVAAPRLRQVWPEERMLISVLVFTFTAGVLALAVGGVPGAALLGAVVGVSSTAGKLAFDSIVQRDAPDANRGRLFAKFETRFQLIWVVGAMLGLLPFGALRVPFGAVALVAGFATFTYVVGLAAWRHRTGATSSSFGRQAVLIDQAMTEAQDKAKRRVRDSSRALVRRVRTRGEGAAPRPARPPVAPVRAGPGVGGALPARTATPADAAPTAAVPPSPAPGPPATAPAPPVPDDPTVFAPAPAPPRPDPGQDPTVFAPASTPPPDATRPWPGEDDPTHRVR, via the coding sequence GTGGAGACGACCCGGGACCGGAGGTCCGTGACCTCGGCCCGGCGCGGGCGGGAGCCCAACGCCGCCTTCCAGGTGCCCCCGTTCATGCGCCTGGCCCGGGTCCACGCCGGCTCCGCCGCCGGTGATGCCATGGTCGCCGCCGCCCTGGCCGGAACCATCTTCTTCAGCGCCGCGGCCTCCGACGCCCGGGACAAGACGTTCCTCTACCTGGCCCTCACCATGGCGCCGTTCGCGGTGGTCGCCCCCCTCATCGGCCCCGCCCTCGACCGGGCCCGCAGCGGCCGGCGGTGGATCGTCATCGGCTCGGCCGTCCTGCGGGCCCTGCTGTGCCTCGTCCTCATCGGGCGCACCGACAGCCTGCTGCTCTACCCGGCCGCCTTCGCCATCCTGGTCATCCAGAAGGGCTACGGCATCGCCCGGTCGTCGCTGGTCCCGGCCGTGGTCGAGAGCGACGCCGAGCTGGTGGAGGCCAACTCCAAGCTCCAGCTCCTGTCCGGGATCATGGGCTTCGTGGGGGTCGCCCCCGCCGCCCTGCTGTTCAAGCTGTTCGACGACGACCCCGGCCCGGCCCTGGGCCTGGCCGTCCTGACCTTCGCCGGCACCGCCGGCCTGGCCGTGCTGCTGCCCAAGGTGGCGGTGGCGCCCACCCCGGCCGGGCCGGAGGAGAAGGCCGAGCTGCGCACCGTCGGGGTCCTGCTGGCCGCCGCCTCCATGGGCCTGCTGCGGGGCATCGTCGGGTTCCTCACCGTCTACTACGCCTTCCACTTCCGCGAGGCCGACCAGCTCGCCGCCTTCGCCGTGGTGGCCGCGGTCAGCCTCCTGGGCACCCTGCTGGGCTCCGTGGCGGCACCCCGCCTGCGCCAGGTGTGGCCCGAGGAGCGCATGCTCATCTCGGTCCTGGTCTTCACGTTCACGGCGGGGGTCCTGGCCCTGGCCGTCGGGGGCGTGCCCGGCGCCGCCCTGCTGGGCGCGGTGGTCGGCGTGTCCTCCACCGCCGGCAAGCTGGCCTTCGACTCCATCGTCCAGCGCGACGCCCCCGATGCCAACCGGGGCCGGTTGTTCGCCAAGTTCGAGACCCGGTTCCAGCTCATCTGGGTGGTGGGGGCCATGCTCGGCCTGCTGCCCTTCGGTGCCCTGCGGGTGCCGTTCGGGGCGGTGGCCCTGGTGGCCGGCTTCGCCACCTTCACCTACGTGGTGGGGTTGGCCGCCTGGCGGCACCGCACCGGGGCCACCAGCTCGTCCTTCGGCCGCCAGGCCGTGCTCATCGACCAGGCCATGACCGAGGCCCAGGACAAGGCCAAGCGCCGGGTGCGGGATTCGTCCCGGGCCCTGGTCCGCCGGGTGCGCACCCGGGGCGAGGGAGCGGCGCCGAGGCCGGCTCGCCCACCGGTCGCCCCCGTGCGGGCCGGGCCGGGTGTGGGCGGGGCGCTGCCGGCCCGCACGGCGACCCCGGCCGATGCCGCCCCGACGGCGGCCGTCCCCCCCTCACCGGCCCCCGGCCCGCCCGCGACGGCCCCGGCCCCGCCGGTCCCCGACGACCCCACCGTCTTCGCCCCCGCTCCGGCCCCGCCCCGCCCGGACCCGGGCCAGGACCCGACCGTGTTCGCCCCGGCCTCGACCCCGCCCCCCGACGCCACCCGGCCCTGGCCCGGCGAGGACGACCCCACCCACCGCGTCCGCTGA
- the pstB gene encoding phosphate ABC transporter ATP-binding protein PstB, which translates to MSDRPALDLTVPAPTPTPTSAERAPGPAAAPVFEVDDLSVYYGQFRAVRNVDLDVREHEVTAFIGPSGCGKTTVLRCFNRMNDLIDVARVEGRLSYHGVDLYDRQVNPVEVRRRIGMVFQKPNPFPKSIYDNVAYGPRTAGMARKGAALDEIVERSLRQAALWDEVKDRLKASGLGLSGGQQQRLCIARALATNPEVILMDEPCSALDPIATGRIEDLMEEIKAQYTIIIVTHNMQQAARVSDRCAFFTTEVNETSDTRTGVLVEYDATETMFSNPGDERTENYVTGRFG; encoded by the coding sequence ATGTCCGACCGACCCGCCCTGGACCTCACCGTGCCCGCACCCACGCCCACGCCCACGTCGGCCGAGCGGGCCCCCGGCCCGGCCGCGGCCCCGGTCTTCGAGGTCGACGACCTGTCGGTGTACTACGGCCAGTTCCGGGCCGTGCGGAACGTGGACCTCGACGTCCGCGAGCACGAGGTGACCGCCTTCATCGGGCCGTCGGGGTGCGGCAAGACGACGGTGCTGCGGTGCTTCAACCGCATGAACGACCTCATCGACGTGGCCCGGGTGGAGGGCCGGCTCTCCTACCACGGCGTCGACCTCTACGACCGCCAGGTCAACCCGGTCGAGGTGCGCCGCCGCATCGGCATGGTGTTCCAGAAGCCCAACCCGTTCCCCAAGTCGATCTACGACAACGTGGCCTACGGCCCCCGCACCGCCGGCATGGCCAGGAAGGGGGCGGCGCTGGACGAGATCGTGGAGCGCAGCCTGCGCCAGGCCGCCCTGTGGGACGAGGTGAAGGACCGGCTCAAGGCCTCGGGCCTGGGCCTCTCCGGGGGCCAGCAGCAGCGGCTGTGCATCGCCCGGGCCCTGGCCACCAACCCCGAGGTCATCCTCATGGACGAGCCCTGCTCGGCCCTCGACCCCATCGCCACGGGGCGCATCGAGGACCTCATGGAGGAGATCAAGGCCCAGTACACGATCATCATCGTGACCCACAACATGCAGCAGGCGGCCCGGGTCAGCGACCGCTGCGCCTTCTTCACCACCGAGGTGAACGAGACCAGCGACACCCGCACCGGCGTGCTGGTCGAGTACGACGCCACCGAGACCATGTTCTCCAACCCCGGCGACGAGCGCACCGAGAACTACGTCACCGGCCGGTTCGGCTGA
- a CDS encoding ATP-binding protein, with translation MVVLAVLAVALGVAVVVLAHRVRVLAGEAARRAEAERAAATARSRAAAADDVATRLREALDAVPQGVIVADVQERVVARNAAATELEEARHGEALVGGAVDELLAAALRGTPGERTLELFGPPHRVVVVTARPLPGGALVVTDDVTEARRLEAVRRDFVANLSHELKTPVGAIGLLAETLLGEADRAVADRLVERIVSESFRVSRTIDDLLELSRIEARGEVVRQPVALHLVLAEAADRMRPAAEQRDITIDVGDVAPRVSAAGDRRQLVSAVANLLDNAVKYSHPGSAVEVRAASDGTTVTVDVTDHGLGIPARDLERVFERFYRVDRARSRDTGGTGLGLAIVRHVVANHEGEVTVRSVEGQGSTFTLHLPAGPGPVALADTQAEAGARPAPDVPRRSA, from the coding sequence ATGGTCGTGCTGGCCGTCCTGGCCGTGGCCCTCGGGGTCGCCGTGGTGGTGCTGGCCCACCGGGTGCGGGTCCTGGCCGGCGAGGCCGCCCGGCGGGCCGAGGCCGAGCGGGCCGCGGCCACGGCCCGGTCCCGGGCCGCGGCGGCCGACGACGTGGCCACCCGCCTGCGGGAGGCGCTCGACGCCGTGCCCCAGGGGGTGATCGTGGCCGACGTGCAGGAGCGGGTGGTGGCCCGCAACGCGGCGGCCACCGAGCTGGAGGAGGCCCGCCACGGCGAGGCCCTGGTGGGCGGGGCCGTCGACGAGCTGCTGGCCGCCGCCCTGCGGGGCACGCCCGGGGAGCGGACCCTGGAGCTGTTCGGCCCGCCCCACCGGGTGGTGGTGGTGACAGCCCGCCCCCTCCCCGGGGGGGCCCTGGTCGTCACCGACGACGTCACCGAGGCCCGCCGGCTGGAGGCCGTGCGCCGCGACTTCGTGGCCAACCTCAGCCACGAGCTCAAGACCCCGGTGGGGGCCATCGGCCTCCTGGCCGAGACGTTGCTGGGGGAGGCCGACCGGGCCGTGGCCGACCGGCTGGTGGAGCGCATCGTGAGCGAGTCGTTCCGGGTCAGCCGCACCATCGACGACCTGCTGGAGCTGAGCCGCATCGAGGCCCGGGGCGAGGTGGTGCGCCAGCCGGTGGCCCTCCACCTGGTGCTGGCCGAGGCCGCCGACCGGATGCGCCCCGCGGCCGAGCAGCGCGACATCACCATCGACGTGGGCGACGTGGCCCCCCGGGTCAGCGCCGCCGGTGACCGCCGCCAGCTGGTCTCGGCGGTGGCCAACCTGCTCGACAACGCGGTGAAGTACTCGCACCCGGGCTCGGCGGTGGAGGTCCGGGCCGCCTCCGACGGCACCACCGTCACCGTGGACGTCACCGACCACGGCCTGGGCATCCCCGCTCGGGACCTGGAGCGCGTCTTCGAGCGCTTCTACCGGGTCGACCGGGCCCGCAGCCGCGACACCGGGGGCACCGGCCTGGGCCTGGCCATCGTCCGCCACGTGGTGGCCAACCACGAGGGCGAGGTCACCGTCCGCTCGGTCGAGGGGCAGGGCTCGACCTTCACGCTCCACCTGCCCGCCGGCCCCGGCCCCGTGGCCCTGGCCGACACCCAGGCCGAGGCCGGGGCCCGTCCCGCGCCCGACGTCCCCCGGAGGTCCGCGTGA
- a CDS encoding zinc-dependent metalloprotease, with product MPFFGDLARMLSRQGPVAWDAARQIAHSIATDGQAEPNVDPMARIQLEQLARVAELQVAGAGGLEPSHRGTGVSIVPVTRTQWVARTLDDHRSLFERLARSLGSTGGETGPGAHPATSGPEPADPDDDDDASAWIGQLMGMLQPMTLGMAAGSMVGHLATRSFGQYDLPVPRPPGDEIMVVLPAVDAFAAEWSLGLDDVRLWVCLHEVAHHAVLGVPHVRDELQGLIERYVAGFRPDPEGFERALADIETGEGGGLESVQRLFTDPEVLLGASTSPAQEEIRPRLDSLVAAIVGWVDHVMDSVGGALVGNYGQVTEAMRRRRVETSPADRFVERLFGLNLTPSRVARGETFVEGVVERAGAEGLARLWERPEHLPTPAELAAPGLWLARIDIDADQP from the coding sequence GTGCCCTTCTTCGGCGACCTGGCCCGGATGCTGAGCCGCCAGGGCCCGGTGGCGTGGGACGCGGCCCGCCAGATCGCCCACAGCATCGCCACCGACGGCCAGGCCGAGCCCAACGTCGACCCCATGGCCCGCATCCAGCTCGAGCAGCTGGCCCGGGTGGCCGAGCTGCAGGTGGCCGGGGCCGGCGGGCTGGAGCCCTCGCACCGCGGCACCGGCGTGTCCATCGTGCCCGTCACCCGCACCCAGTGGGTGGCCCGCACCCTGGATGACCACCGCTCCCTGTTCGAGCGCCTGGCCCGGTCCCTGGGCTCCACCGGCGGCGAGACGGGGCCCGGCGCCCACCCGGCCACGTCCGGCCCGGAGCCCGCCGACCCCGACGACGACGACGACGCCTCGGCCTGGATCGGCCAGCTCATGGGGATGCTCCAGCCCATGACCCTGGGCATGGCCGCCGGGTCCATGGTGGGCCACCTGGCCACCCGGTCCTTCGGGCAGTACGACCTGCCCGTGCCCCGTCCGCCCGGGGACGAGATCATGGTGGTGCTGCCCGCGGTGGACGCCTTCGCGGCCGAGTGGAGCCTGGGCCTCGACGACGTCCGCCTGTGGGTCTGCCTCCACGAGGTGGCCCACCACGCCGTGCTGGGCGTGCCCCACGTGCGGGACGAGCTGCAGGGCCTGATCGAGCGCTACGTGGCCGGCTTCCGGCCCGACCCGGAGGGCTTCGAGCGGGCCCTGGCCGACATCGAGACCGGCGAGGGGGGCGGGCTGGAGTCGGTCCAGCGCCTCTTCACCGACCCCGAGGTGCTGCTGGGCGCCTCCACGTCCCCGGCCCAGGAGGAGATCCGCCCCCGGCTGGACTCGCTGGTGGCCGCCATCGTGGGCTGGGTCGACCACGTCATGGACAGCGTGGGCGGGGCCCTGGTCGGCAACTACGGGCAGGTCACCGAGGCCATGCGTCGCCGCCGGGTCGAGACCAGCCCGGCCGACCGCTTCGTCGAGCGGCTCTTCGGCCTCAACCTCACCCCGTCCCGGGTGGCCCGGGGCGAGACCTTCGTCGAGGGCGTGGTCGAGCGGGCCGGGGCCGAGGGCCTGGCCCGGCTGTGGGAGCGGCCCGAGCACCTCCCCACCCCGGCCGAGCTGGCCGCCCCCGGCCTCTGGCTGGCCCGCATCGACATCGACGCCGACCAGCCCTGA
- the pstC gene encoding phosphate ABC transporter permease subunit PstC produces the protein MPDAPPVTLDDLARRDGRTAVDAMVGRALGGAGLLAIVISLLIIGVLLRDALGFLAHTSWAELGADVWRPRAEQYGILAPVLGTLWVTLIAVVVAGPVGLGAAVYLSEYASPRVRRTVKPVIEILASIPSVVVGVFAFRFIAPEVTQRIFTDSPQRNLLVAGLGVGLLCIPLMTSVSEDALRAVPGAMREASYGIGAKKITTVVRVVVPAAVSGLVAGLILTVSRAIGETMVVFLVAGGSAGRPDSALDPGITITSAMTGVLVGSDQSVGGKAYQSVFFLGLLLFLLTLALNLIADRFVRRVRTTY, from the coding sequence GTGCCCGACGCACCGCCCGTGACGCTGGACGACCTCGCCCGCCGGGACGGCCGCACCGCCGTCGACGCCATGGTCGGACGGGCCCTCGGCGGGGCCGGCCTGCTGGCCATCGTCATCAGCCTGCTCATCATCGGCGTGCTGTTGCGTGACGCCCTCGGCTTCCTGGCCCACACCAGCTGGGCCGAGCTGGGGGCGGACGTCTGGCGGCCCCGAGCCGAGCAGTACGGCATCCTCGCCCCCGTCCTGGGCACGCTGTGGGTGACCCTGATCGCGGTGGTGGTGGCCGGGCCGGTGGGGCTCGGAGCGGCCGTCTACCTCTCGGAGTACGCCAGCCCCCGCGTCCGGCGGACGGTGAAGCCGGTGATCGAGATCCTGGCCAGCATCCCGTCGGTGGTGGTCGGCGTGTTCGCCTTCCGCTTCATCGCCCCCGAGGTGACCCAGCGCATCTTCACCGACAGCCCGCAGCGGAACCTGCTGGTGGCCGGCCTCGGTGTGGGCCTGCTGTGCATCCCGCTCATGACCTCGGTGTCCGAGGACGCCCTGCGGGCCGTGCCCGGGGCCATGCGGGAGGCCTCCTACGGCATCGGCGCCAAGAAGATCACCACCGTGGTGCGGGTGGTGGTGCCGGCCGCCGTCTCCGGCCTGGTGGCGGGCCTGATCCTCACCGTGTCCCGGGCCATCGGCGAGACCATGGTGGTGTTCCTGGTCGCCGGCGGCTCGGCCGGCCGGCCCGACAGCGCCCTGGACCCCGGCATCACCATCACCTCGGCCATGACCGGGGTGCTGGTGGGGAGCGACCAGTCCGTCGGGGGCAAGGCCTACCAGTCCGTCTTCTTCCTGGGCCTGCTGCTCTTCCTGCTGACCCTGGCCCTCAACCTGATCGCCGATCGCTTCGTGCGGCGGGTCCGCACCACCTACTGA
- the phoU gene encoding phosphate signaling complex protein PhoU, with product MAHDQEPQVETRRTYHQQLDSIRADIVRMAALVTEGIPRATQVLLDHDLSGAQEIIDGDDPLDALALETEEHCYAVFALQQPMAGDLRGLITAVRMVSEIERSGDLVVNIAKGARRIYGTTYTPRLRGLITKMGEEAARLFRLAIDSYADGDAAMAAALDDLDDRLDDLHQDYIAEIFEASSEGAFEVQAAVQLALIGRYYERIGDHAVNIGERVRYMVTGWLPEQTGAAREAVRRSQLDPDAPAADGADGRGGA from the coding sequence ATGGCCCACGACCAGGAGCCCCAGGTGGAGACCCGCCGCACGTACCACCAGCAGCTCGACAGCATCCGGGCCGACATCGTCCGCATGGCCGCCCTGGTCACCGAGGGCATCCCCCGGGCCACCCAGGTGCTCCTGGACCACGACCTCAGCGGGGCCCAGGAGATCATCGACGGCGACGACCCGCTCGACGCCCTGGCCCTGGAGACCGAGGAGCACTGCTACGCCGTGTTCGCCCTCCAGCAGCCCATGGCCGGCGACCTCCGGGGCCTCATCACCGCGGTGCGCATGGTGTCGGAGATCGAGCGCAGCGGTGACCTGGTGGTCAACATCGCCAAGGGCGCCCGCCGCATCTACGGCACCACGTACACGCCCCGCCTGCGGGGCCTGATCACCAAGATGGGCGAGGAGGCCGCCCGCCTGTTCCGGCTGGCCATCGACTCCTACGCCGATGGCGACGCGGCCATGGCCGCCGCCCTCGACGACCTCGACGACCGTCTCGACGACCTGCACCAGGACTACATCGCCGAGATCTTCGAGGCCAGCAGCGAGGGCGCCTTCGAGGTCCAGGCCGCGGTGCAGCTGGCCCTCATCGGCCGGTACTACGAACGCATCGGCGACCACGCCGTCAACATCGGCGAGCGGGTCCGCTACATGGTCACGGGCTGGCTCCCGGAGCAGACCGGCGCGGCCCGGGAGGCCGTCCGCCGGTCGCAGCTGGACCCCGACGCGCCGGCTGCCGACGGGGCCGACGGCCGGGGTGGGGCGTGA
- the pstA gene encoding phosphate ABC transporter permease PstA, with protein MSAIPTQITRDVVAARLRGEKADVSGSAFRFVLLGCLGLVLAVLVTLLWTTSSVGVPYLLDRGLVDFLTRYNSVRPEIAGVYQPLAGTIQMAIIIAAVAFPLGVATAVYLEEYASDTIFTRTVAVVIRNLAGVPAIVYGLLGAAVFARGGLSGVLGRESLLAAGLTLAVLVLPIVVITAAEAIRAVPASLREGGFGAGATRWEVVRTLVLPNAFPGILTGTILALARGLGEAAPLLLLGVKSSFGGGEFGDLRGNFTSLPFQISAWAKLPSGQWDDDLQAAIVVTLVVILGINAIGIGLRHRYEKSR; from the coding sequence GTGAGCGCCATCCCCACCCAGATCACCAGGGACGTGGTCGCCGCCCGGCTCCGGGGCGAGAAGGCCGACGTCTCCGGCTCCGCCTTCCGCTTCGTCCTGCTCGGCTGCCTGGGCCTCGTCCTGGCCGTCCTGGTCACCCTGCTCTGGACCACCTCCAGCGTGGGCGTCCCGTACCTCCTCGACCGGGGCCTGGTCGACTTCCTCACCCGCTACAACTCGGTCCGTCCCGAGATCGCCGGCGTGTACCAGCCGCTGGCCGGCACCATCCAGATGGCGATCATCATCGCCGCCGTGGCCTTCCCCCTCGGGGTGGCCACCGCCGTGTACCTGGAGGAGTACGCCTCCGACACGATCTTCACCCGGACCGTGGCCGTGGTCATCCGCAACCTGGCCGGCGTGCCCGCCATCGTCTACGGGCTCCTGGGCGCCGCCGTCTTCGCCCGGGGCGGCCTGTCGGGGGTGCTGGGCCGGGAGTCGCTGCTGGCCGCCGGCCTGACCCTGGCCGTGCTGGTGCTGCCCATCGTCGTCATCACCGCCGCCGAGGCCATCCGGGCCGTGCCCGCCTCGTTGCGCGAGGGGGGCTTCGGCGCCGGGGCGACCCGGTGGGAGGTGGTGCGCACCCTGGTGCTGCCCAACGCCTTCCCCGGCATCCTCACCGGCACCATCCTGGCCCTGGCCCGGGGCCTGGGCGAGGCCGCGCCCCTCCTCCTCCTGGGCGTGAAGAGCTCCTTCGGGGGCGGCGAGTTCGGCGACCTGCGGGGCAACTTCACGTCCCTGCCCTTCCAGATCTCGGCCTGGGCCAAGCTCCCGTCGGGCCAGTGGGACGACGACCTCCAGGCCGCCATCGTCGTCACCCTGGTCGTCATCCTCGGCATCAACGCCATCGGCATCGGCCTCCGCCACCGCTACGAGAAGTCGAGGTGA
- a CDS encoding response regulator transcription factor, with protein MSAPTTVLVVEDEESFVEALTVGLAREGFRVQVARDGAQALDLFDVVKPDLVLLDVMLPKVSGIDVCRELRSRSKVPIIMVTAKGAEIDTVVGLEVGADDYVTKPYRLRELVARMRAVLRRAPGQEPPPAGGDQVLQVGEVRLDPERHEVTIRGQDVSLPLKEFELLALLLEHAGRVLTRDTLIDRIWGHDYVGDTKTLDVHIKRLRAKVEPDPAHPVHITTIRGLGYKYAA; from the coding sequence GTGAGCGCCCCCACCACCGTCCTCGTGGTCGAGGACGAGGAGAGCTTCGTCGAGGCGCTGACCGTGGGCCTGGCCCGCGAGGGCTTCCGGGTCCAGGTGGCCCGGGACGGGGCCCAGGCCCTCGACCTGTTCGACGTGGTCAAGCCGGACCTGGTGCTGCTGGACGTCATGCTGCCCAAGGTCTCGGGCATCGACGTGTGCCGGGAGCTGCGGAGCCGCTCCAAGGTGCCCATCATCATGGTCACGGCCAAGGGGGCCGAGATCGACACCGTGGTCGGGCTGGAGGTGGGGGCCGACGACTACGTGACCAAGCCCTACCGGCTCCGGGAGCTGGTGGCCCGGATGCGGGCCGTGCTGCGCCGGGCCCCGGGCCAGGAGCCGCCCCCGGCCGGGGGCGACCAGGTCCTCCAGGTGGGCGAGGTGCGCCTGGACCCCGAGCGCCACGAGGTCACCATCCGGGGCCAGGACGTGAGCCTGCCCCTCAAGGAGTTCGAGCTGCTGGCCCTGTTGCTGGAGCACGCCGGCCGGGTGCTGACCCGCGACACCTTGATCGACCGGATCTGGGGCCACGACTACGTGGGCGACACCAAGACCCTGGACGTCCACATCAAGCGCCTCCGGGCCAAGGTCGAGCCCGACCCCGCCCACCCCGTCCACATCACCACCATCCGGGGCCTGGGCTACAAGTACGCCGCCTGA
- a CDS encoding substrate-binding domain-containing protein has translation MHHRARKAGLAAVASALLFTAACGNDNSGEESGTDATVPEGIEGSVSISGSSTVEPISAAVREAFVAQNDAVDITVEGPGTGDGFEKFCGGETDISDASRPIDEEEVAACEAEGVEFVELEIGLDGIAVIAAEDNPVECLTFADLYALAGPEAEGVDTWAGAQEVATALGSETELPEESLTITAPGEESGTYDSFIEIALAGPAEARVTSGDITEDQAEATRADYSANANDNAIVEGVAAEPGGLGWVGFAFADRAEGVRLMPIAAEPGQECVEPSLETIQDGSYPLSRSLYIYVNKARAEEDEAVAAFVDFYLDGLAGFVEGADYVALDDQAPTDAAWEDRTAGTRVEAG, from the coding sequence ATGCACCACAGAGCCCGCAAGGCCGGACTGGCCGCCGTGGCTTCCGCCCTGCTCTTCACCGCCGCCTGCGGCAACGACAACTCCGGCGAGGAGAGCGGGACCGACGCCACCGTCCCCGAGGGCATCGAGGGTTCGGTGTCCATCTCGGGCTCGTCGACCGTCGAGCCCATCTCGGCCGCCGTGCGCGAGGCGTTCGTGGCCCAGAACGACGCCGTCGACATCACCGTCGAGGGCCCGGGCACCGGGGACGGGTTCGAGAAGTTCTGCGGGGGCGAGACCGACATCTCCGACGCCTCCCGCCCCATCGACGAGGAGGAGGTCGCGGCCTGCGAGGCCGAGGGCGTGGAGTTCGTCGAGCTGGAGATCGGCCTGGACGGCATCGCCGTCATCGCCGCCGAGGACAACCCCGTCGAGTGCCTCACCTTCGCCGACCTCTACGCCTTGGCCGGCCCGGAGGCCGAGGGCGTCGACACCTGGGCCGGCGCCCAGGAGGTGGCCACCGCACTGGGCTCGGAGACCGAGCTGCCCGAGGAGAGCCTGACGATCACCGCTCCGGGCGAGGAGTCCGGCACCTACGACAGCTTCATCGAGATCGCCCTGGCCGGCCCGGCCGAGGCCCGGGTCACCTCCGGTGACATCACCGAGGACCAGGCCGAGGCCACCCGCGCCGACTACTCGGCCAACGCCAACGACAACGCCATCGTCGAGGGCGTGGCCGCCGAGCCCGGCGGCCTGGGCTGGGTCGGCTTCGCCTTCGCCGACCGGGCCGAGGGCGTGAGGCTCATGCCGATCGCCGCCGAGCCGGGCCAGGAGTGCGTCGAGCCCTCCCTGGAGACCATCCAGGACGGCAGCTACCCGCTGTCCCGCAGCCTCTACATCTACGTCAACAAGGCCCGGGCCGAGGAGGACGAGGCCGTGGCCGCCTTCGTCGACTTCTACCTCGACGGCCTGGCCGGCTTCGTGGAGGGCGCCGACTACGTGGCCCTCGACGACCAGGCCCCGACCGACGCCGCCTGGGAGGACCGCACCGCCGGCACCCGGGTCGAGGCCGGCTGA